One stretch of Arachis duranensis cultivar V14167 chromosome 1, aradu.V14167.gnm2.J7QH, whole genome shotgun sequence DNA includes these proteins:
- the LOC107479230 gene encoding U3 small nucleolar RNA-associated protein 21 homolog, which yields MGIFEPFRAIGCITSGVPVSVQRLGTETFVTVSVGKAFQIFNCAKLNLVLVGPHLPKKITALASFKEFTFVAYGHDIAVFKRAHQVATWSKHSEKVKLLLLFGDHVISVDIRGNMFLWAFKGVMDQNNPSPFGHILLDQSFSPSCIMHPDTYLNKVLVGSEQGPMQLWNVSTKKKIFEFKGWDSPITCCVSSPALDVVAVGCADGSIHVHNIRYDEELVTFTHSTRGSVTALSFCTDGQPLLASGGSSGVISVWNLEKKRLQSVVREAHDSVITSLHFFANEPVLMSSSADNSIKMWIFDTTDGDPRLLRFRSGHSAPPLCIKFYANGRHILSAGQDRAFRLFSVVQDQQSRELSQHNISRRAKKLKVKEEEIKLKPVIAFDCAEIRERDWCNVVTCHMDTAQAYVWRLQNFVLGEHILNPCPENPTPVKACAISACGNFAILGTAGGWIERFNLQSGLPRGAYIDMSESIRCAHDSEVVGVACDSTNTLMISAGYQGDIKVWDFKERELKSRWEIGFSVVKIVYHHYNGLLATVANDLAIRLFDVVALRLVRKFDGHTDRITDLCFSEDGKWLLSSSMDGSLRIWDVILARQIDAIHVNVPITALSLSPNMDILATAHVDQNGVYLWVNQTMFSSTSTVDSYASGKEVVSVKLPSISSIEHSQVEELDEMVDASQPKDAPHVPTQVNQIPDLVTLSLLPKSQWQSLINLDIIKMRNKPIEPPKKPEKAPFFLPSVPSLSGEILFEPGKLSVEERDGAGDGKQMKKTRLDSTSSRFLHLLQSSNSADNYGAFTDYIKGLSPSTLDMELRMLQIIDDNDDEQGENRPELVSIEQLMDYFIHEVSCRNNFEFLQAVIRLFLKIHGETIRQHSHLQEKARKLLDIQCNVWQRVDKMFQSVRCVVGFLSNSHI from the exons atgGGAATATTCGAACCTTTTAGAGCCATTGGATGCATAACAAGCGGTGTCCCTGTTTCAGTTCAGAGACTCGGGACCGAAACTTTCGTCACTGTCAGCGTTGGAAAGGCCTTTCAGATTTTCAAC TGTGCGAAGCTCAATTTGGTTCTAGTTG GTCCTCATCTGCCGAAGAAGATTACTGCACTTGCATCCTTCAAAGAATTCACTTTTGTTGCATATGGGCACGACATTGCAGTATTCAAGCGTGCGCATCAG GTTGCAACTTGGAGCAAGCATAGTGAAAAAGTCAAGTTGCTACTGTTGTTTGGAGACCATGTTATCAGTGTTGATATTCGTGGCAACATGTTCTTGTGGGCATTTAAGGGAGTTATGGATCAGAACAACCCTTCCCCATTTGGGCACATTTTACTTGATCAGAGTTTTAGCCCCAGCTGTATAATGCATCCTGATACTTACCTAAATAAG GTTCTCGTTGGGAGCGAGCAAGGTCCTATGCAGCTTTGGAACGTTAgcacaaagaaaaagatatttgagTTTAAGGGATGGGATTCACCGATCACCTGTTGTGTTTCCTCCCCTGCTCTAGATGTCGTTGCAGTTGGGTGTGCAGATGGAAGCATTCATGTTCATAACATTCGTTATGATGAAGAATTGGTTACATTTACACATTCTACACGAGGTTCTGTCACTGCCTTATCTTTCTGCACTG ATGGGCAACCCCTTCTAGCTTCTGGAGGTTCATCAGGTGTCATAAGCGTATGGAATCTGGAAAAGAAAAGGCTCCAGTCAGTTGTAAGAGAAGCTCATGATAGCGTGATCACATCACTACATTTCTTTGCAAATGAGCCAGTGCTTATGAGTTCTTCAGCAGATAATTCTATTAAG ATGTGGATTTTCGATACGACCGATGGTGACCCTCGTCTTTTGCGCTTTCGAAGCGGCCATAGTGCTCCTCCCCTATGCATAAA GTTTTATGCAAATGGAAGACATATTCTCTCTGCTGGTCAGGATCGTGCATTTCGGCTTTTCTCTGTAGTTCAG GATCAACAAAGTAGAGAGCTTTCTCAGCACAATATTTCTAGACGAGCCAAGAAACTTAAAGTAAAG gaagaagaaataaagttgaAGCCCGTGATTGCATTTGATTGTG CTGAAATTCGAGAACGTGATTGGTGCAACGTGGTTACTTGTCATATGGATACTGCTCAGGCATATGTGTGGAGACTTCAAAATTTTGTTCTTGGTGAACATATATTGAATCCCTGCCCAGAAAATCCGACACCTGTAAAG GCTTGCGCCATCAGTGCATGTGGCAATTTCGCCATCCTAGGGACAGCAGGTGGTTGGATTGAAAGGTTTAACCTACAATCTGGACTACCTCGGGGTGCTTACATTGACATGTCAGAATCAATAAGGTGTGCTCATGACAGTGAAGTGGTTGGAGTCGCATGTGACTCAACTAACACTCTCATGATAAGTGCAGGATATCAAGGAGATATAAAG GTTTGGGATTTCAAAGAACGTGAACTTAAATCCAGATGGGAGATCGGTTTTTCTGTTGTTAAGATTGTTTATCATCATTATAATG GTCTCCTGGCTACGGTAGCAAATGATTTAGCAATCAGATTGTTTGATGTTGTGGCTCTTAGATTAGTTCGTAAGTTTGATGGTCACACTGATCGCATAACAGACTTGTGCTTCAGTGAGGATGGGAAGTGGCTTTTGTCATCTAGTATGGATGGAAGTCTTAGAATTTGGGATGTGATCTTAGCAAGACAGATAGATGCAATTCACGTTAATGTGCCTATTACAGCATTATCTCTTTCCCCAAACATGGATATATTAGCAACTGCTCACGTTGATCAAAATGGGGTATACCTGTG GGTAAACCAAACAATGTTCTCTAGTACTTCAACTGTTGATTCATATGCAAGTGGGAAAGAGGTGGTGAGTGTCAAGTTGCCATCGATATCTTCCATAGAACATTCTCAAGTTGAGGAGTTGGATGAGATGGTGGATgcttctcaacctaaagatgcCCCACATGTTCCAACTCAAGTTAATCAAATACCTGATTTGGTCACACTCTCACTGCTGCCAAAGAGCCAGTGGCAAAGCTTGATTAATTTAGACATTATAAAG ATGCGCAATAAACCTATTGAGCCTCCAAAGAAGCCCGAAAAAGCTCCATTTTTCTTGCCTTCAGTTCCATCCCTATCTGGAGAAATATTGTTTGAGCCTGGTAAGTTATCAGTTGAAGAGAGGGACGGAGCTGGCGATGGTAAACAAATGAAAAAGACAAGATTAGATTCGACGTCATCCCGTTTTCTGCATCTTCTTCAATCCTCAAACTCGGCAGATAACT ATGGCGCATTCACTGATTATATCAAAGGATTATCTCCATCAACTCTGGATATGGAACTTCGAATGCTTCAGATAATTGACGACAACGATGATGAACAAGGTGAGAATAGACCGGAGTTAGTATCGATTGAACAGCTTATGGATTATTTCATCCATGAGGTCTCCTGCAGAAATAATTTCGAGTTCCTACAAGCTGTCATCAGGTTATTTTTGAAG ATACATGGTGAGACAATTCGGCAGCATTCACACTTACAAGAAAAGGCTCGGAAGCTTCTTGATATTCAGTGCAATGTGTGGCAGAGGGTAGATAAGATGTTTCAAAGTGTAAGATGTGTGGTTGGCTTTCTTAGTAATTCCCATATTTAG
- the LOC107479300 gene encoding TORTIFOLIA1-like protein 2 codes for MSYHSLLSTKMKKPHSQQHNNHQSQAKTLFELKQKVVTALNKLSDRDTHQIGVEELDRTARSLTADSVSPFLSCLLDTDSDQKASVRKECVRLMATVAAVHGDLVLPYLPKMVSSIVRRLRDADSVVRDTCVDAVGVLASKIVNGCGGDRAFVAVVRPIFEALGEQNKNVQSGSAMCLARIVDNTSDPPVAVLQKMLGRTLKLLKNPHFMAKPALVELNKSIIQGGGAPSENVLSTAIASIQEALKDSDWATRKAAAVALGEIGLSGASFLTCLRASCIRSLESCRFDKVKPVRDAVLQALKYWRILPGPNTPEPSETGSSIKENICRGESADLSSTTESGQRDLRAQKVNTKSTMGRVPLSARKGGQNYAGNPQHLKDDWHVEIAVPRTHSIVEFHSLNEDSESSSVTKPLETISVEVTSVRDIGYEYVPMDDKQECSSVSNLTNDNYETKFLAASHECFIKNGFQKPLARSEQFVEEGSCNEQMYSIKSQNPRSSGSTITEKYPHAPHECCCVQLANDMICIQNQLSDMEIKQANMMHQLQMFTTGIMDALSTIQSRMVGLENVIDRLTQESAQGGRHSYSENSKFFRPSQNTASPRFSTCTPRPSVDINGKPSGLSSNKKSESWEEKKTFSRSQPRNFAGDTADSWKSYKPKNARNFTEKDMLNSSANDTRSMISTQVRKNDDVFSCATRVKPRIGCRGSNTNYWKCVKRLVSEGDLNSAYMESLCSGDELILVELLNKTGPVIESLSVKTVNVLLSTLASYILEGRFFNTIIPWLQQIVEMSTIHGPNCIALSIEVKEQLISAVQEAGDLTIISLAERRCATELAMKLHHIWGKINETS; via the exons ATGAGTTATCATTCGTTGCTTTCAACgaagatgaagaagccacaCTCACAGCAACATAACAACCACCAATCGCAAGCGAAAACGCTCTTCGAGCTGAAGCAAAAGGTAGTTACAGCTCTCAACAAACTTTCCGATCGCGACACGCACCAGATCGGCGTAGAGGAGCTCGACAGGACCGCGCGCTCGCTAACCGCCGATTCCGTCTCGCCGTTCCTCTCCTGCCTCCTCGACACCGATTCCGACCAGAAGGCCTCCGTACGGAAAGAATGCGTCCGCCTTATGGCCACCGTCGCCGCCGTCCACGGCGACCTCGTTCTGCCGTACCTTCCGAAGATGGTGTCCAGCATCGTGAGGCGGTTGAGGGACGCGGATTCGGTGGTTAGGGACACGTGCGTGGACGCGGTTGGGGTTTTGGCGTCCAAGATTGTTAATGGCTGCGGCGGAGACAGGGCGTTTGTGGCGGTGGTGAGGCCGATATTCGAGGCGTTAGGGGAGCAAAACAAGAACGTCCAGAGCGGGTCGGCGATGTGCCTGGCGAGGATTGTGGATAATACTAGTGATCCTCCAGTGGCGGTTTTGCAGAAGATGCTTGGAAGAACTCTCAAGTTGCTTAAGAATCCGCACTTCATGGCGAAACCGGCACTTGTTGAGTTGAATAAGAGCATTATCCAG ggTGGGGGCGCTCCGTCGGAGAATGTGCTGTCCACTGCTATTGCTAGCATCCAAGAGGCCCTAAAGGACAGTGATTGGGCGACACGCAAAGCGGCTGCCGTGGCACTAGGAGAGATTGGTTTGAGTGGTGCTTCTTTCTTGACATGTTTAAGGGCTTCCTGTATTCGTTCTCTTGAGTCATGTAGATTTGACAAG GTGAAACCAGTGAGGGATGCTGTTTTGCAAGCACTTAAGTATTGGAGAATTCTTCCAGGCCCTAATACTCCTGAGCCTTCTGAAACAGGATCCTCCATAAAAG AAAACATATGCAGAGGTGAGTCGGCTGATCTTAGTAGTACAACCGAATCTGGACAGAGAGATCTCAGGGCCCAAAAGGTTAACACAAAATCAACTATGGGAAGAGTTCCTCTGTCTGCTAGAAAGGGAGGTCAAAATTATGCTGGAAATCCTCAGCATCTCAAAGACGATTGGCATGTTGAAATTGCAGTGCCTAGAACTCATTCTATAGTGGAATTCCATAGCCTGAATGAAGATTCTGAGAGTAGTTCTGTCACCAAGCCATTAGAAACAATTAGTGTAGAAGTTACAAGCGTGCGCGACATTGGTTATGAATATGTTCCTATGGATGACAAGCAGGAGTGCTCTTCTGTCTCTAATCTTACCAATGATAACTATGAGACCAAGTTTTTAGCTGCTTCTCATGAATGCTTTATAAAGAATGGATTTCAGAAGCCACTCGCAAGAAGTGAACAGTTTGTTGAAGAAGGAAGTTGTAATGAACAAATGTACTCCATAAAGTCTCAGAATCCTAGAAGTTCCGGTTCTACAATAACAGAGAAATATCCCCATGCTCCACATGAATGTTGTTGTGTTCAACTTGCAAATGATATGATCTGTATTCAGAATCAGCTTTCAGATATGGAAATCAAACAGGCAAACATGATGCATCAGTTACAG ATGTTTACAACTGGCATAATGGATGCTCTTTCTACAATCCAATCAAGAATGGTAGGCTTAGAAAACGTAATTGATAGATTAACTCAAGAATCTGCACAAGGAGGAAGACATTCTTATTCAGAAAACTCCAAATTTTTTAGGCCGAGTCAAAATACAGCTTCTCCTAGGTTCTCCACATGCACTCCAAGGCCATCTGTAGATATTAATGGTAAACCGTCTGGCTTGTCATCGAATAAAAAATCTGAAAGTTGGGAGGAGAAGAAAACATTTTCAAGGAGCCAACCAAGGAACTTTGCCGGAGATACCGCAGATTCATGGAAAAGCTACAAGCCAAAGAATGCAAGGAATTTTACAGAGAAGGATATGTTGAACAGTTCTGCGAATGATACACGCAGCATGATTTCTACTCAAGTGAGAAAGAATGATGATGTCTTTTCCTGTGCTACCAGAGTCAAACCCAGAATTGGTTGTCGTGGGAGTAATACTAACTACTGGAAATGTGTGAAACGGCTTGTGAGTGAAGGGGATCTAAACTCTGCATACATGGAATCTCTATGCTCTGGTGATGAACTTATACTTGTTGAGCTTCTGAATAAAACCGGTCCGGTTATAGAGAGTTTATCAGTGAAGACAGTCAACGTTCTTCTTAGTACTTTAGCATCATATATTCTTGAAGGAAGATTCTTTAATACGATAATCCCCTGGTTGCAGCAG atTGTTGAAATGAGCACCATCCATGGACCAAATTGCATTGCTCTCTCCATTGAAGTCAAGGAACAGCTTATATCTGCAGTTCAGGAAGCTGGGGACTTGACTATTATCAGTCTCGCAGAAAGAAGGTGCGCCACTGAATTAGCAATGAAGTTGCATCATATATGGGGTAAGATTAATGAAACTTCATAA